The Pseudophryne corroboree isolate aPseCor3 chromosome 2, aPseCor3.hap2, whole genome shotgun sequence genome has a segment encoding these proteins:
- the LOC135050616 gene encoding keratin, type II cytoskeletal cochleal-like, with translation MSHHSVHASSGHKHFSSCSAGLPKHSGSHSVFSHSAKHGGHGHKTQHCFTSSSAHNIGSKGQKISFGSFNLGKSGHGSGYGIGNFGRSSCSGGITHVTVNQGLLAPLNLEIDPNIQRVRTDERNQIKGLNNKFATFIDKVRYLEQQNKMLETKWALLQDQKTARCEIEPLFESFISNLRRQLENLECESARLESERNSAEDTMEDFKKKYEDEMNRRTAAENEFVLLKRDVDAAFMNKTELQAKADSLADEINFLRTLYAAEINQLQSQISDTSVVVSMDNSRDLDLNSIISEVRAQYEDIASRSRAEAENMYQSRFEDLRMATGRNESDLQNSRNEIAELNRAVQRLKGEIECAKSQRAALETAINEAEESGEAAVRDAKNQLAELEAALQKAKQDMARQLRDYQELMNVKLALDIEIATYKKMLEGEECR, from the exons ATGTCTCATCACTCCGTCCATGCCTCCTCTGGACACAAGCATTTCAGCTCCTGTTCTGCGGGGTTACCTAAACATTCTGGCTCACACAGTGTCTTCTCACACTCTGCTAAACATGGTGGACATGGTCACAAGACCCAGCACTGCTTTACCAGTTCAAGTGCACATAATATTGGATCAAAAGGACAAAAGATTTCATTTGGTAGTTTTAATTTAGGAAAGAGTGGGCATGGATCTGGCTATGGTATTGGCAATTTTGGGAGATCATCTTGTTCTGGAGGAATCACCCATGTTACTGTAAACCAAGGTCTGCTGGCACCTCTCAACTTGGAGATTGACCCAAACATCCAGAGAGTGAGGACTGATGAGAGGAATCAGATCAAAGGTCTCAACAACAAGTTTGCTACTTTCATCGACAAG GTGAGATACCTGGAACAGCAGAATAAGATGTTGGAGACCAAGTGGGCTCTTCTACAAGATCAGAAAACCGCCAGGTGTGAGATTGAACCTTTGTTTGAGTCTTTTATCAGCAACCTCAGGAGACAGCTGGAGAACCTGGAGTGTGAGAGCGCTCGCCTAGAATCAGAAAGGAACAGTGCAGAGGACACGATGGAAGACTTTAAGAAAAA ATATGAAGACGAAATGAACCGACGCACAGCAGCAGAGAATGAGTTTGTCCTACTGAAGAGG GATGTTGATGCTGCCTTTATGAACAAGACTGAGCTACAAGCAAAGGCTGACTCCCTTGCAGATGAGATCAACTTCCTGAGGACCCTATATGCAGCG GAGATCAATCAGCTCCAGTCTCAGATATCAGACACCTCAGTGGTTGTGTCCATGGATAACAGCCGAGACCTGGACCTAAACAGCATCATCTCTGAGGTCAGAGCTCAATATGAGGACATTGCTAGCAGGAGCAGAGCTGAGGCTGAAAACATGTACCAGTCAAGG TTTGAGGATCTGCGCATGGCAACAGGAAGAAACGAGAGTGATCTGCAGAACAGCAGAAATGAGATTGCCGAGCTTAACAGAGCAGTTCAAAGACTTAAAGGAGAAATTGAATGTGCTAAGTCTCAG CGTGCTGCACTGGAAACTGCTATAAATGAGGCAGAGGAAAGTGGAGAAGCTGCTGTCCGAGATGCCAAGAACCAACTAGCTGAGCTGGAGGCTGCTCTACAGAAGGCCAAGCAGGACATGGCTCGCCAGCTGCGGGATTACCAGGAACTGATGAATGTCAAACTGGCTCTGGACATTGAGATTGCCACATATAAGAAGATGCTGGAGGGAGAAGAGTGCAGGTGA